In Camelina sativa cultivar DH55 chromosome 17, Cs, whole genome shotgun sequence, the genomic stretch atctttaaaatagaATTGTATGTTACATATTTAGAAAAACAGCGTGAAACCACTACCAAACAACTCATGATCGAGTacactactcttcttctctcatcctactgtattaattaagaaatacaaatatgaaactaatcttaaaatgtgtaaaaaattacattcaattaccattaaaaacttaattaagattaattaattaattaaataaaaataattaattcaaatataaaaaatactgacagatcaaatataaaaaaaaatctagaaaagtgaaaaaatatattcaaatcaaaactaacttgtcttaaaaataaaaaataaaaatataaattaacaactaatatttttaaaaaatatggataaataattattaattatatagctgatgaattaaaaaaaattatttgctcataattataatattaaaattaatatttcatatttcacaaaataatgatgtaaatagaacaaacaaacaatataataatatacgatcaaaaataaaatattataatattttaaattaattagtattaaaaaagacatatatagatttacagaacaattaaaaataaatactatctcaaacaaaataactttttaaaagaaatataacaataacttttattattatattataatttttttaaaatattgatccGTGTTTTAGACACGAGATATCTCCtagttaaaagtttaaaactccaactactaatttattttaaactccaatatatatatatatatatatatttttttttttgtcgacaaactccaatatatataacattgaaaaatcaattttattttccaatataATAACCTAAACCATTGAAATGTAACGAACAAAATTATAGTGACGAACAAATTAGAAGTAAGTTCCAGTTCtttcgaaaaaaaaatactaaaatacgATTATATTAGAAAGAAggaggattttcaaaaatatcattttttaaaaataccctttgatgatgtctattttcaaaaatacccttttgatatataaaatgacaaaattataaatcctaaaaattatactctaaatataaattgggaacccaaacctaaaaaacaaattctaaaaattaatttaacatagggtaattgtgtaaaagaggacaaaaatgaaaatgttcaaaaaaaagtggcattttttaaaagaagtatGCCAAATgaggcatttttaacaaattcagaatcacaaaaataaataaataaaacgattTCTTAGAAATATAGTAAACACCTGTAATAACATAATTGCGAAAAcgatttaaataattaagagaGTTTAACTATCATAGTCCATAAATTAATCATGcgaaattataaaaactaagtgagatctctctctctctctctctctctttatctctctcatTTAATAACGTAATAAGTAACAAAcacatctttctctctttgctctCTCACTAAAAGACAAAAGCAATCACGAGCCAACACCTCTTCTTCAATCCCCTTCATCAATGGcgtctcttctctctatcttctcctcctcctcctcagatCTCACACTCTGAAGAAACCCTctccttcaaaaaaaaagaaaagaatccatGTCTTATCTTCTCCGCTCCGATCCAGTTTCACGAATCCACCCAGAGCCTCAATCTCTAACCTCTTTCGACCACTTCGATCTTCTCCCTgactctctcctcctcttaatcTTCGATAAAGTCGCCGACGTCAAAGATCTCGGCCGTTGCTGTATCGTCTCCCGTAGATTCCACTCTCTCGTCCCTTTCGTTGAAAACGTTCTCGTCCGCGTTGATTGTGTTATCTCCGATGacgactcttcttcttctgatgataataataacaaccGTCGATTCTCACTCAACGCTGCTTCGATTTCAGACGCCGTCGCTGTTGGCGGCTCTTTCTCCGCTTTGTTCCGTCTCGTCTTCGCTCCAATTTTCAAACCTTTCCAAGCTCTAGGACAGTTCCTAGGACCGAAACGATCGTCTTCCTTCGACGCGTCGTTTTCGTCCATCGACGGTGAGATCGAGCAAGGCGGCGTAACGCATCACTCTCCAACGCAGGTTTTGAAAAACTTTAACGAGATTCGGTTTCTGAGAATCGAACTCCCTACAGGTGAATTAGGGATCGAGGATGGTATATTACTGAAATGGAGAGCTGATTTTGGATCTACGCTTGATAACTGTATGATTCTCGGCGCATCTTCGGTGATTAGATCGAAGAATCTTGAgaattgtgttgttgttgatgaagaCAATGGTAACATACCTGAATCGTTCTACACTAACGGAGGACTTAAGCTCCGTGTAGTGTGGACGATTAGCTCGTTGATCGCAGCTTCAGCTCGGCATTATCTTCTCCAGCCGATCATCACTGAGCACAAGACATTAGATCGTTTGGTTTTATCTGATGCTGATGGACAAGGTGTTTTGTGTATGGATAGAGAACAGCTTGAAGAGCTTAGAGTTACTCCTTTATCAGCTTCTTCTGCTTCGAAGAGGACGCTTGTGCCTGCATTGAACATGAGGCTGTGGTATGCTCCGCAGTTGGATTTGCCTGATGGTTCGGTTTTGAAAGGTGCGACGTTGGTGGCTATTAGGCCGAGTGAGTCTAAGAAGGAAGTTTGTGATGCTTCTTGGTTGTCTGATGCGTTTGAGGAACCGTATGGGACTGCGGCTAAGATGTTGATCAAGAGGAGGACTTATTGTTTGGAGATGAACTCGTTCTGATTTTGCATTACGACCCCGGTTTCAGGTACAATTTTGCATTGTCctattctctgatttttttgtacTGCTCTGTTTTGGTCGTTTGAACTATGTCGCcgctagaagaagaaaatgcatGTACATAGAACCAATCTAAAGGGCATTTGCTTTGTTCTTGCTCATGTTTTGTGAATTGTGTTACTTTGGCTGATGATGTTTCATGTTCTTTTTGAGAGAATACATTACCTGCAGGACCTGAATTAgattctctttccctcttaACAATTTCACTGAAAATGTGGTTGATTTGTGGCCAAAACGGATATAACTTGAGTTGCTTTTCGTACATATCATCGAGTCTTGAATTTGGTTTAGACTGTATTCTACATGTGGAAGGTGTTAAGTACAGTGTTAATCATAGACATTTTGCAGGTGGTGGGAGCAAACAAATCCACATATACTGGAGGATGCCGGAAAGagtacagagagagagagagagagagagagagatcgcaAATGTCCTGAAGCTAAAAACCGCAACTCTCTGACTTTTTGACAAAGACTGCTTTCGCCAGCCATGCGGAGCGCATCGGATCTGCAGGCATGGATGTCTAAGGGAGTTACTCTGAAACCGAAGAACGCCATTGTACATACACTCTTGTAACATAAGCAAAGAACATGTGTGTGGTCTGTGTTTAAAAGGGACACATATTAGCACGGGAATCGCTGTAACACGGAAGGGATCATGTTATTTAAGAGtctgtaataaatattttccaGCTTTATTTCGACACTTTGATGTTCTGTTCTTGATACTTAGATGTTCTGTTCGTGAAGCTAACTACTTAaaacaatgatcttctaatgaTTCCCCTCTCTAATTTGATATATGCTCTTGTGGCTTACTTATGGCTTGCATCATCAACTCGCATATCCACCATCATGGATAGTATGAATTGTTTTGAAACCGGAATCAGAACACTCATATTTCCCCCAATTTTAACCTAGAAGCTCAGAAAAAGCTTCATAGCATGCAGCCAACAGAATGAGGATGACCTTAAAAACATTTGTCCAAAGTTTATGATGACAATGGACATGATGAAcacacataaaaacatatatatgattcatacatacataatacatcttaacaaacaacaattacTCCTCATGGTCTGAACATACAACCAATCAAGCTTATGattgcaatatatatatgctcaGGGCTGCGCAAACATCGTCTTCCCTTAAAATTACACTTCCTCTCCTGCATTTCAAATCCAAGAAACATTGTCATAAATCAACCATAtatcttgatgaagatataaATCCCAATCGGGTTGTTAAAGACCATTATCAAGAATTCCATATGTGCATGTTAAGCATTGGACTTAAGTCATCGGCcttaacacaaaaacacattttatattatcttcCTTAACGCAAAAATACATTTGAAAGGTGACATTGTAACTACAAAAACTCATCTATCCTCAATACTAGAAACAAATCCAACCtttataaagaaaatgttttatgtGATGTAAAGTTGAAGAGATCTAAGAATTGAGTGATGCCCTGAAGTAAAGGGAAAGAGCTCATGGGACAACAATGAAGAGATGGGTTAGATTCCGACACAGAGCATGTGGTGCCACTTCAGGAGGCCAatgtttttaaacaattttttcaacattttgcCAGGCAAAAACACTCAACATCCCATCTTTtctctaaaaataaatactatatataaaggACAAAGTTTCATTGATTCTTTCATAGCAAAAGTCTTTATCTAATATTTGATTCTTtcatactaataataatatattaaccAACTTCTTTCTTATCCTTAAACAGTTAATCAACTCACTACATTTTccattaaaaacaattaaatttccATAAAGATTCCTAAACCAAGAACTTTGAATACTAAAAgtatttattaattcaaaagCTTAAATTTTGGAAAGCATAGTATCAATCAGAAACATGATGGAGTCAAAAGGTTAGGTGAATGTGTGTGATGTGAATGaaataaaacacaacaaaagttggagacaaataaaataaaatccggATCTACCCTTAAGAGAAAATAAGTAATGATCACAACAAATTGGAGCAAAAGTGATGATGCTAAGGAAGAAGGGAACCCAACATAGTACAGATGAGGAGACATAACACACGATGAAGCCCTCTTTTCAAATTCATCCACATGCCCTTTGGTTAATAAATCTAACTGTAAGTCATTACTTCgagacacacacaaaaataaaaagcaatgAAATCAAGAAATGACTCATCAATGCCACGCCCCCAATAAACCATCTTTCTTTTGtgaaatcaagaaaccaaattttaacaaatcaaacaacatgGTACTATTACTAAACTTATCTAATCAATCTATTAACCATATTTTAAACATTGAATGAAGAACTGAGATTGTAAAAAAAGatagtaaaaaaatactaaccaaGATTGAGGAGAGATGAAAGGGAAGCATTTTGATTCCTATCTCCTATCTTTATCTTTGTCATCGGAGTTCCTGTTTCCTTCGCCGTAATAAAGATACAAACGGCCATCAAAAGTAGAAGGAAGCTGGTGGCTATGGTGGTCAAGAGGAGGAGGTGTAGCCATGAAAAAGGAAATGCTCTGACTATCcattggagaagatgaagaagaagaagaagacgaaatcGATGCCCTTTGAgtaatgttgttgttgagaaagagagattgtgaATTGGACTGAAGGGTCCCCCTACTACTGTAACCTCCATTAagggcagaagaagaagagattccaAAGTTGTATTGATCAGGTACAAAGGAGAATGGATGATTATTCTGATTCATTGTTGGTGGCTCTTGATGAGATGTTGAGGATGAGTTTGGTATGAACTGAACCGGGTTGAAACAATCAGAACCACCGGTCCAATTCCGGTGGTTATCcggctgttgttgttgttgttgttggtcaaAGCCACCGGTGAGAAGCTGAGTGAATGAGCTCTGATGAGCATTCTGCAAATCTTTATCTCTATCTTTAGCAGTTCTctctctagctctctctcttgctttcccaCGAATCTCTGTCCTAGACAAAGACAACAACGAGCTCTCAGATGTTCCACTACTACAAGCAGATTTGGTCTGGTTCTGATTCTCAAGATCGAAGTTAGTGTTGATCGGAGGAAGATCAGTGATTGAATCAGAAGCTGCATTGATAAGCCACTCAACAGCTTTGCTTGGCTGATCAAATCCAAGACGATCTTGAAGATCATAGAACTGGATGGCTGTAGCTACTGAGAGACGTATCCTCCTATCTCTCAAACCTTTTGAAGTCAAGACTTTGCTGTGTCGATCTTTGCCTCCTGAAGCTCGTGAAACCCTAATGATACGAGACGATGGATTGTTCCAATCCTTCATCATTCCGGTGTTGTCGTCTGTAAATCTCTGTAGCTNAGACAAAGACAACAACGAGCTCTCAGATGTTCCACTACTACAAGCAGATTTGGTCTGGTTCTGATTCTCAAGATCGAAGTTAGTGTTGATCGGAGGAAGATCAGTGATTGAATCAGAAGCTGCGTTAATAAGCCACTCAACAGCTTTGCTTGGCTGATCAAATCCAAGACGATCTTGAAGATCATAGAACTGGATAGCTGTAGCTACGGAGAGACGTATCCTTCTATCTCTCAGACCTTTTGATGTCAAGACTTTGCTGTGTCGATCTTTGCCTCCTGAAGCTCGTGAAACCCTAATGATACGAGACGATGGATTGTTCCAATCCTTCATCATTCCGGTGTTGTCGTCTGTAAATCTCTGTAGCTTcctgctttgttgttgttgtctttgtacCTCAACGTGTTCGTCCAATTCCATTGAAACGCTACTCTCATACTTTATCAGAAGCTATTGATGATAAATGAAAAAGCCTGAGTATGTTGCAGTGATTGAatctgtgaaagaaaaaaaatagaaggaagaagaagaagattaaagtCATTACTGAAAAAGCTGAAATATGAATAAGTTTGTTTCATTGAAATTAATAATACCAATTTTGTAGATCTGCAAAGCCTATCTTTTAAACATTCATGTTCATAGCTTATAGACCTATAGCTTAAGAGCCTTTtcagaaaccctaaattaaATATGTGTAAACCTATTAGACCTAGCTATAGGAGTTTGATAAAAAAGATTATGAGCTAGCTAGCTAAGgtctgaaaataataaatacccACAAGTTAAAAGAGAGGTTTATTAATtagctgaagaagatgaaaaagaactACAACACTAAATGGCTTCTTAGTTCATGAAGCTTTGCCCTAATAAACATGGCAGGTTGCAAAGTAACAATCTTGATTACATtaaagaaaagctaaaaagattttaaatataaataaaagagttgCCTCAAAAATCACcaacaaagagaaaactcaCTTTGGATTACAGGTGTCAACTGTCCAAGCTCACTGTAGAACAACAATGGCGGcgactgtaaaaaaaaaagaccaaactaTCTTGTTTTTTAGACGAGCTTCTTCTTTATCCCTTTGGTATTGTTATCATGCTTAGATCTCATCATAGCTTCCATAATAAACATTAGAGTGTTGAGATCCACAGATCTGCCATAATAATCAAATCGAAATGGTTctatataagattaaaaacaaatattcgtTTGAGGTACGGTTTTTggatgttctttttttttttaatttcctagGAAAATCAGAcgagaaagtgaaagaaaattaGCAGAAAATGGGAATTGGAAGGAGACGCTAGAGGGAgaaaagtgtttttttattacctgttacagaaaaaaaatatccacgGTAGAGTAAGTAAGTAAAGCCTTCGGACAAGGGAAGACAGAAGTGCACTGTTTTGGACTGTTTTGTACTTTCCTTTGTtctgttctctctcttttttacccttccttctttctctgttttacaaatctgccacTCATTTGTTTACCCTACTATACTTTACAATTGGAATATTAACTCTCTATTGGTATAAATGTATGCATGTTTGTTTAATCGTTTCTACAAGTTTGATATAAAATCTGATAAGACAGTAGCTAGGAATAAGCAGATAAGATATAATattctgatttgtttatatgaagatgtaagaaaatagatataattaagacAAGTGCATTTAATTTATTAAGCTCTAGTcagaaaatctttaaaagagtaatttaaattatatttgctAGTATAGTTGTGTAGACTCTACTACAACAGTAACACTTCcttctgtgaaaaaaaaaattccacacTTTCCTAGATGCAAGGGAGAGAGACTTCGtctatataaatgttttttatttgatgcatatttcttttttatttagtc encodes the following:
- the LOC104757364 gene encoding F-box protein At1g30200-like; amino-acid sequence: MSYLLRSDPVSRIHPEPQSLTSFDHFDLLPDSLLLLIFDKVADVKDLGRCCIVSRRFHSLVPFVENVLVRVDCVISDDDSSSSDDNNNNRRFSLNAASISDAVAVGGSFSALFRLVFAPIFKPFQALGQFLGPKRSSSFDASFSSIDGEIEQGGVTHHSPTQVLKNFNEIRFLRIELPTGELGIEDGILLKWRADFGSTLDNCMILGASSVIRSKNLENCVVVDEDNGNIPESFYTNGGLKLRVVWTISSLIAASARHYLLQPIITEHKTLDRLVLSDADGQGVLCMDREQLEELRVTPLSASSASKRTLVPALNMRLWYAPQLDLPDGSVLKGATLVAIRPSESKKEVCDASWLSDAFEEPYGTAAKMLIKRRTYCLEMNSF
- the LOC104757366 gene encoding transcription factor TCP24-like, yielding MELDEHVEVQRQQQQSRKLQRFTDDNTGMMKDWNNPSSRIIRVSRASGGKDRHSKVLTSKGLRDRRIRLSVATAIQFYDLQDRLGFDQPSKAVEWLINAASDSITDLPPINTNFDLENQNQTKSACSSGTSESSLLSLSRTEIRGKARERARERTAKDRDKDLQNAHQSSFTQLLTGGFDQQQQQQQPDNHRNWTGGSDCFNPVQFIPNSSSTSHQEPPTMNQNNHPFSFVPDQYNFGISSSSALNGGYSSRGTLQSNSQSLFLNNNITQRASISSSSSSSSSPMDSQSISFFMATPPPLDHHSHQLPSTFDGRLYLYYGEGNRNSDDKDKDRR